The Gemmatimonadaceae bacterium genome includes the window ACTTCGGCGGGCCGGGCCAGCTGTCGATCGATGCCTTCGCGCACGAGGCCGGCATCGGCGACTACGTCTCCGTTGGTCCGCGCCGGCCGCACGAGGATGCACTCGAGTTTCTGGCGCGCGCCACGATGCTGGTCGTGTTCGTCGGATTCGGCCGGGAATTCATTCCGGCGAAGACCTTCGAGTACATGCGGTTCGACGCGTGGCTCTTGATACTCACCGAACCGGCCAGCGCCACGGCGCACCTCCTTCAAGGCACCGATGCGGATCTGGTCGGCCCGAGCGACGTGGCCGCCATTGCGGCGGCGATCCGCAGGCGCTACGAGATGCACCGTCAGGGCGTCTCACCGGTGCGGATCGCACGCGACGATCGGTTCAGCCGTGCGAAGCAGGCTGAGATTCTCTTGGATGCGATCGAGCGCGTTTCGGCTCAGGATGCGCCGCGGCGCGAGCGGAGCACTCTCACCATCACGTCCTGAACGCGCTCGACGCGATCGTAGCACGAGCGCACGACATAGAGCAGCGCGAGCGGTGCGCCGCCGATGCCCCTCCCGGCATCGAAGCGCATCGTGCGGCCGCGGTTCTCGAATTCGCCGGCCCTGATTGCGCCTAACGGATCGTGCGCCTGCGTCTCGCGCACCAGCACACGCGTCTCGCGATCGTTGCGTGCGTCGTGCTGGTCGAGGCCGGCGAAGCCAACGACAGTCGGACGCGCACGCTGTATCCGGTGCAGCAAGCGGAACGCTCGCGGGTCCGGCAGGTATCGCGTGTTGTACGTGGCGTTCCAGACCTCGATCGCATCGATGCCGTCTCGCACACTGGCGGGGATCTCATAGCTCGTGAGGATCGGATGCGCCAATGCCGTGGCGCGCGACACCGGCGAAGCGAGTCTGATGAATTCGTCGGGCGTGCTCGGCTCGATCCACTGC containing:
- a CDS encoding PHP domain-containing protein, whose product is MPSALGIVHVHSNYSHDGRDSLDALARFAIERGVAFVGLTDHAEDFSEARWHEYVAECARASSDAVRLIPGLEFRFAGFPGLHLLAFGLTQWIEPSTPDEFIRLASPVSRATALAHPILTSYEIPASVRDGIDAIEVWNATYNTRYLPDPRAFRLLHRIQRARPTVVGFAGLDQHDARNDRETRVLVRETQAHDPLGAIRAGEFENRGRTMRFDAGRGIGGAPLALLYVVRSCYDRVERVQDVMVRVLRSRRGAS